The Acidobacteriota bacterium genome has a segment encoding these proteins:
- a CDS encoding RNA polymerase subunit sigma has translation MDALYNQALRLTRHSEDASDIVQETYLRAYRTFANFKEGTNCKAWLFTILYSIFVNKYRKHQREVDTVSIEELEQKFHRTLTDDDWEKKFVALTRSELDWQEPELNQALAKLPEDFRSAVLLVDVQALTYEEAAAALKCPVGTVRSRLFRARRMLFLELKDYARKIGLMRKPPI, from the coding sequence ATGGACGCTCTTTACAACCAAGCCCTGCGCCTTACCCGACATTCGGAAGATGCTAGCGACATCGTCCAGGAAACTTACCTGCGCGCTTATCGCACCTTTGCGAATTTCAAAGAGGGAACTAATTGCAAGGCGTGGCTGTTTACCATTCTGTACTCAATCTTCGTCAACAAATATCGGAAACACCAACGCGAGGTTGATACCGTTTCGATTGAGGAACTCGAACAGAAGTTCCACCGCACATTGACGGATGACGATTGGGAGAAAAAATTCGTGGCACTAACCAGGTCCGAGCTGGACTGGCAAGAACCGGAACTGAATCAAGCTTTAGCGAAACTACCCGAAGATTTCCGCTCCGCGGTGCTGCTCGTGGACGTGCAAGCACTCACATACGAAGAAGCGGCGGCCGCGCTGAAGTGTCCGGTCGGCACGGTGCGGTCGCGTCTATTCCGCGCACGTCGGATGCTCTTTCTGGAACTCAAAGATTACGCCCGAAAAATAGGCCTCATGCGAAAGCCGCCAATCTGA